In the Pithys albifrons albifrons isolate INPA30051 chromosome 3, PitAlb_v1, whole genome shotgun sequence genome, one interval contains:
- the OPTN gene encoding optineurin isoform X1, with translation MSSKLKGHPAENGEHPKSKMENGVDRGAAPALGTYTAEEMVQQMKELITENNELKEAMKLHNQAMKDRYEELSIWREKQKEEREFYELKFKEAKECLQAKCIENEQLQQQLKNLKEREEGAEMEGSMALEKEVRHLKAQVQRLQAEKADLLTIVSELQVKLNISAEDSFVEIGMNEGEINRTAKEHQEKSGEMTSDVSSYIRSQSTDESKNLESEELTVSQVLCSLRNETQKREELEKELQDHRERLSKLEKETSNCLESGTQTEQEEESSEAVGSEVETLNLQVCALFKELQEAHEKLKEAELIQKKLQEKCQVLERKSLAAASELEEKQQLIYSVKKLELQVESMQAEVKLEQAKTKEEKARYNSLQESYSKLLPELTEALKKIDEMKLKELNRVDKAVVDQLKAKVELAEQALAAKQLQIDEMKQRIAKQDEDLETMSVLRAQMEVYCSDFHAERAAREKIHEEKEQLAVQLAYLLKEQQQNLEDLGRNSLAEMQSRHGARVPDREHSPRLVQRGTSSQDWPEQRNISMYSCPKCEEILPDLDTLQIHVMDCIN, from the exons ATGTCTAGCAAGTTGAAAGGCCATCCTGCTGAAAATGGAGAGCATCCCAAGAGTAAAATGGAAAACGGAGTGGACcgtggggctgcccctgcccttggcaCCTACACCGCAGAAGAGATGGTGCAGCAAATGAAAGAACTAATCACTGAGAACAATGAGTTAAAAG AAGCCATGAAGTTGCATAACCAAGCTATGAAGGACCGATACGAGGAACTTTCCATCTGGagggagaagcagaaagaagaacGAGAATTTTATGAGCTAAAGTTTAAGGAGGCAAAGGAGTGCTTGCAGGCCAAGTGCATTGAAAATGAACAGCTACAGCAACAACTTAAGAActtaaaggaaagagaagaaggagCTGAAATG GAGGGCTCCATGGCTCTTGAGAAGGAAGTGAGGCACCTGAAGGCCCAGGTGCAGCGGCTCCAGGCTGAGAAGGCAGATCTGCTCACCATCGTTTCAGAGCTGCAGGTCAAGCTGAACATCTCAGCAGAGGATTCCTTTGTGGAGATTGGGATGAAT gaaggagaaataaatagaaCTGCAAAGGAACATCAAGAGAAGAGTGGTGAAATGACCAGTGATGTTTCTTCCTACAT CAGGAGCCAATCTACAGATGAATCCAAGAATTTGGAGTCTGAGGAGCTAACTGTGAGCCAGGTGCTGTGCTCCCTTAGAAATGAAACTCAGAAGAGGGAAGAACTtgagaaggagctgcaggatcACAGAGAAAG ACTGTCAAAGCTGGAGAAAGAAACCAGCAACTGCCTGGAGAGTGGGACACAAACTGAACAGGAAGAAGAGAGTTCAGAGGCT gTTGGCAGTGAAGTAGAAACCCTGAACTTGCAAGTTTGTGCTCTGTTTAAAGAGCTTCAGGAAGCCCATGAGAAGTTAAAAGAAGCAGAACTGATTCAGAAAAAGCTTCAAGAAAA GTGCCAagtactggaaagaaaaagcttgGCTGCTGCATCAGAAttggaggagaagcagcagttaATATACAGTGTCAAGAAGCTGGAACTGCAGGTGGAGAGCATGCAGGCAGAGGTCAAGCTGGAGCAAGCCAAGACGAAAGAAGAAAA GGCAAGATACAACAGCCTGCAGGAGTCATATAGCAAACTCCTTCCTGAACTCACTGAAGCACTGAAAAAGATTGATGAAATGAAACTCAAAGAG CTGAACAGAGTGGATAAAGCTGTGGTGGACCAACTGAAAGCAAAGGTGGAGTTAGCAGAACAAGCCCTTGCTGCAAAGCAGCTCCAGATAGATGAAATGAAGCAGCGAATTGCTAAGCAAGACGAGGACCTTGAAACTATGTCAGTGCTCCGTGCTCAG ATGGAGGTTTATTGTTCTGATTTCCATGCTGAGAGGGCAGCAAGAGAGAAGATCCATGAGGAGAAGGAGCAGTTGGCTGTCCAGCTGGCATACCTGCtaaaagagcagcagcaaaaccttGAAGATCTTGGCCG AAACTCTTTGGCGGAGATGCAGAGTCGCCACGGAGCCAGAGTGCCAGATCGGGAACATTCACCTCGCCTTGTCCAAAGAG GAACTAGTAGTCAAGACTGGCCAGAGCAACGGAATATCTCAATGTATTCATGTCCCAAATGTGAAGAAATTCTACCTGATTTGGACACACTGCAGATTCATGTTATGGACTGCATTAATTGA
- the OPTN gene encoding optineurin isoform X2 has translation MSSKLKGHPAENGEHPKSKMENGVDRGAAPALGTYTAEEMVQQMKELITENNELKEAMKLHNQAMKDRYEELSIWREKQKEEREFYELKFKEAKECLQAKCIENEQLQQQLKNLKEREEGAEMEGSMALEKEVRHLKAQVQRLQAEKADLLTIVSELQVKLNISAEDSFVEIGMNEGEINRTAKEHQEKSGEMTSDVSSYMSQSTDESKNLESEELTVSQVLCSLRNETQKREELEKELQDHRERLSKLEKETSNCLESGTQTEQEEESSEAVGSEVETLNLQVCALFKELQEAHEKLKEAELIQKKLQEKCQVLERKSLAAASELEEKQQLIYSVKKLELQVESMQAEVKLEQAKTKEEKARYNSLQESYSKLLPELTEALKKIDEMKLKELNRVDKAVVDQLKAKVELAEQALAAKQLQIDEMKQRIAKQDEDLETMSVLRAQMEVYCSDFHAERAAREKIHEEKEQLAVQLAYLLKEQQQNLEDLGRNSLAEMQSRHGARVPDREHSPRLVQRGTSSQDWPEQRNISMYSCPKCEEILPDLDTLQIHVMDCIN, from the exons ATGTCTAGCAAGTTGAAAGGCCATCCTGCTGAAAATGGAGAGCATCCCAAGAGTAAAATGGAAAACGGAGTGGACcgtggggctgcccctgcccttggcaCCTACACCGCAGAAGAGATGGTGCAGCAAATGAAAGAACTAATCACTGAGAACAATGAGTTAAAAG AAGCCATGAAGTTGCATAACCAAGCTATGAAGGACCGATACGAGGAACTTTCCATCTGGagggagaagcagaaagaagaacGAGAATTTTATGAGCTAAAGTTTAAGGAGGCAAAGGAGTGCTTGCAGGCCAAGTGCATTGAAAATGAACAGCTACAGCAACAACTTAAGAActtaaaggaaagagaagaaggagCTGAAATG GAGGGCTCCATGGCTCTTGAGAAGGAAGTGAGGCACCTGAAGGCCCAGGTGCAGCGGCTCCAGGCTGAGAAGGCAGATCTGCTCACCATCGTTTCAGAGCTGCAGGTCAAGCTGAACATCTCAGCAGAGGATTCCTTTGTGGAGATTGGGATGAAT gaaggagaaataaatagaaCTGCAAAGGAACATCAAGAGAAGAGTGGTGAAATGACCAGTGATGTTTCTTCCTACAT GAGCCAATCTACAGATGAATCCAAGAATTTGGAGTCTGAGGAGCTAACTGTGAGCCAGGTGCTGTGCTCCCTTAGAAATGAAACTCAGAAGAGGGAAGAACTtgagaaggagctgcaggatcACAGAGAAAG ACTGTCAAAGCTGGAGAAAGAAACCAGCAACTGCCTGGAGAGTGGGACACAAACTGAACAGGAAGAAGAGAGTTCAGAGGCT gTTGGCAGTGAAGTAGAAACCCTGAACTTGCAAGTTTGTGCTCTGTTTAAAGAGCTTCAGGAAGCCCATGAGAAGTTAAAAGAAGCAGAACTGATTCAGAAAAAGCTTCAAGAAAA GTGCCAagtactggaaagaaaaagcttgGCTGCTGCATCAGAAttggaggagaagcagcagttaATATACAGTGTCAAGAAGCTGGAACTGCAGGTGGAGAGCATGCAGGCAGAGGTCAAGCTGGAGCAAGCCAAGACGAAAGAAGAAAA GGCAAGATACAACAGCCTGCAGGAGTCATATAGCAAACTCCTTCCTGAACTCACTGAAGCACTGAAAAAGATTGATGAAATGAAACTCAAAGAG CTGAACAGAGTGGATAAAGCTGTGGTGGACCAACTGAAAGCAAAGGTGGAGTTAGCAGAACAAGCCCTTGCTGCAAAGCAGCTCCAGATAGATGAAATGAAGCAGCGAATTGCTAAGCAAGACGAGGACCTTGAAACTATGTCAGTGCTCCGTGCTCAG ATGGAGGTTTATTGTTCTGATTTCCATGCTGAGAGGGCAGCAAGAGAGAAGATCCATGAGGAGAAGGAGCAGTTGGCTGTCCAGCTGGCATACCTGCtaaaagagcagcagcaaaaccttGAAGATCTTGGCCG AAACTCTTTGGCGGAGATGCAGAGTCGCCACGGAGCCAGAGTGCCAGATCGGGAACATTCACCTCGCCTTGTCCAAAGAG GAACTAGTAGTCAAGACTGGCCAGAGCAACGGAATATCTCAATGTATTCATGTCCCAAATGTGAAGAAATTCTACCTGATTTGGACACACTGCAGATTCATGTTATGGACTGCATTAATTGA